In one Winogradskyella sp. MH6 genomic region, the following are encoded:
- a CDS encoding aminotransferase class I/II-fold pyridoxal phosphate-dependent enzyme: MKFKPANNIQDLQYFGEFGGVNPSISDSSTYTFLSAKTMFDTFEGNADGCYLYSRHSSPSNLYLGEALAAMEGTETATVTASGMGAITPVLMQLCEAGEHIVSSRTIYGGTYAFLKNFAPRLGIQTSFVDITKIDVVEAAITPKTKVLYCESVSNPLLEVADIKGLADLAKKHNLKLVVDNTFSPLSISPAKLGADVVIHSLTKFINGSSDTVGGVVCGTQEFIDQLRNVNDGAAMLLGSTMDSLRSASVLKNLRTLHIRMQQHSHNASYLAEKFENDGLKTVYPGLASHPSHELFKSMMNDMYGFGGMLTIDVGSLDKANALMELMQERNLGYLAVSLGFYKTLFSAPGSSTSSEIPEDEQAEMGLSDGLIRFSIGLDADIHRTYEMMKACMIELNILEKELV, translated from the coding sequence ATGAAATTTAAACCTGCAAACAACATACAAGACCTACAATATTTTGGAGAGTTTGGTGGAGTAAACCCATCAATATCTGACTCTTCTACCTATACCTTTTTATCTGCTAAAACCATGTTCGATACTTTTGAAGGGAATGCGGATGGCTGTTATCTCTACTCAAGACACTCTTCGCCTTCAAATTTATATTTAGGTGAAGCACTTGCCGCAATGGAAGGTACAGAAACAGCCACGGTTACTGCATCTGGCATGGGAGCCATTACACCTGTATTAATGCAACTGTGTGAAGCAGGTGAACACATCGTTAGTAGTAGAACCATTTATGGCGGAACCTATGCTTTCTTAAAGAACTTTGCACCAAGATTAGGAATACAAACTTCATTTGTAGATATCACAAAAATAGATGTTGTTGAAGCAGCCATTACACCAAAAACTAAAGTGCTCTATTGTGAGTCTGTAAGTAATCCATTGCTAGAAGTTGCAGACATCAAAGGCTTAGCTGATCTTGCAAAAAAACACAACTTAAAACTGGTTGTGGACAATACTTTTTCTCCGCTGTCTATCTCACCTGCAAAATTGGGTGCTGATGTCGTTATTCATAGTTTAACAAAGTTTATTAACGGTTCTTCAGATACTGTTGGTGGAGTAGTTTGTGGCACACAAGAATTCATTGACCAATTAAGAAATGTAAATGATGGAGCAGCAATGTTACTAGGTTCTACAATGGACAGTTTGCGTTCAGCATCAGTTTTAAAAAACTTAAGAACGCTTCATATAAGAATGCAACAGCATAGCCATAATGCTAGTTATCTTGCAGAAAAATTTGAAAATGATGGCTTAAAAACCGTTTATCCTGGTTTAGCCTCTCATCCATCTCATGAATTATTTAAATCTATGATGAATGACATGTATGGCTTTGGAGGAATGCTTACCATTGATGTAGGTTCTCTGGATAAAGCCAATGCGTTAATGGAATTAATGCAAGAGCGTAATCTTGGATATCTAGCAGTTAGCTTAGGGTTCTACAAAACTTTATTTAGTGCACCTGGCAGTTCTACATCTTCTGAAATACCTGAGGACGAACAAGCCGAAATGGGATTAAGTGATGGACTTATTCGTTTTTCAATTGGTTTAGATGCTGATATACATCGTACATACGAAATGATGAAAGCCTGTATGATAGAACTAAATATTTTAGAAAAAGAATTAGTTTAA